A window from Citrus sinensis cultivar Valencia sweet orange chromosome 3, DVS_A1.0, whole genome shotgun sequence encodes these proteins:
- the LOC102630541 gene encoding zinc finger CCCH domain-containing protein 55 isoform X5, producing the protein MYGQGSYNSQFGRGPPPPLQPPYRHQPPGPPPLPPHFQQGSLAPPPIFQRGLPIYQHSPPVPHPAVRQISPDAGANSSQTYVPPNPAAHGSTPLPHMCSTDQQKMQLSSHLGTQNVHHMPASMPPHPPRELPPPSATVYRASVQLQSQQPGGEQDLPYMLNQPPPPPTSSSFTSDPFGSVVQSTGRNSRMPSLVSLPPPPPPPPPLPFNPPPIPSSRPPSTSPSSSSAHHEVASNLTSSSKPFCSKEGSPSPPKPTEEKVVQKIEDLCQLIAKNGPDYEDMVRQNESGNPEFEFLFAGDPGSDAEIAHEYFLWTKKKCMLACKLNEKRSESPLRTSGTDSSLQSNHLEVASRTYSPPDSDMEMEDDITLPGNDPGVNHSTEGTSGYDLIYSELDVKELSHKQQMTESKRAASTAPVILEQAAQGVYSEKKSSQLIEGGSPFRLLHDYASDDISDNDKEPHGASALKDTSSVAVAASSPHRNIGLNISPKSVNFHEVSGREPEEIVMASITSGTTDENVLHKHKNQAYVGHAESPQDFQKKNALEDAGVEIRLNGNLQKEYAEKGAKSPSNSLKVDEFGRLVREGASESDSDDSRYTGKQGKRGRSRSRSPLGRRRKGRVWRRRERRSRSRSWSPRKRRSRSRSPRNRRSSRSRSPRNRRSRSRSPVSKRVSSFCGDRMRRDRSQIPGCFDFRRGRCYRGASCRYLHHDSEKGDGSKRRRSKQQFMEVPSIPKDSNFEGEVKHNLQKESDQQHHVVKSSKKQLGQEMPGSFDQDSRLVDPHTVKSDTFKSHGDASPDILPRENSVTMPAQAKLHDPLLQNAECLPQQTDNSSISDSSPEQTPMNSVNKLPVAEALPNSIEFRHNSAQLPPPPPCSQGVTAHNMIQPPGDYNLVPESASFASQAASGERFRSNMIPSQQSNFFLPPIPSWTPLPPPPPIVSSQIRPYAAELPAPSQVGDFQQRSFHPMQEPNRSISCSEDFSSKPLPPYNLQSQQFTVQGLLREDQSSHLPTLGLRTSSSFPQGDNQLVPTTFSQELSASKLQPSPADNLHPGELLKSTSHIHLHLNQQQPPYSVHHSVSVSSSSKFPPDLQEVNQSSHPLNLEGSRNSTYYPHASTFEQSLSSKLSSDACRQEVTTYCGKYASPFDMSHARVEVRDTGSVGSRQATSSPNSPKAVGQNFPRSGGDQYDPLLDSFEPSSNLSYKTNNVNKWEPSSDSDIMLGHSGSNKPLDVEENKKKKATGGVVGVAATITAFNEEYGESADAEVGAVENESPNNPNGAGNLNSGEIEIDPIKSPSKSKNKESRSMKLFKVALADFVKEVLKPSWREGNMSKEAFKTIVKKTVDKVSGAMKSHQIPKSQAKIDQYIVSSQRKLTKLVMCREDGLMVIIICSLVKVVY; encoded by the exons ATGTATGGCCAAGGGAGTTATAATTCTCAGTTTGGGAGGGGTCCTCCCCCACCCCTGCAACCACCATACCGGCACCAGCCGCCTGGTCCGCCTCCTCTTCCCCCTCATTTTCAACAAGGTTCTCTGGCTCCACCTCCTATATTTCAACGAGGCCTTCCTATATATCAACACAGTCCTCCTGTCCCACATCCTGCAGTTCGTCAAATTTCACCCGATGCTGGGGCGAACAGTAGCCAAACTTATGTACCCCCAAACCCTGCAGCACATGGAAGCACCCCATTGCCACATATGTGTTCAACTGATCAACAGAAGATGCAGCTGTCTTCACATTTAGGGACCCAAAATGTGCACCATATGCCAGCATCAATGCCTCCTCATCCCCCTAGAGAATTACCTCCTCCTTCAGCTACTGTTTATAGAGCTTCAGTGCAATTACAGTCACAGCAGCCTGGCGGTGAGCAAGATCTTCCATATATGCTGAATCaacctcctcctcctcctacTTCTAGTTCTTTCACTTCTGATCCATTTGGAAGTGTTGTACAGTCAACAGGTAGAAACTCTCGTATGCCTTCTTTGGTGTCCctgccgccgccgccgccgccgccgccgcctcTACCTTTTAATCCTCCACCGATTCCATCCTCTCGACCTCCATCTACCTCTCCCTCGTCCTCTTCTGCACACCATGAAGTTGCTTCCAACTTGACCAGTTCCAGTAAACCATTTTGCTCTAAA GAAGGTTCCCCATCTCCGCCTAAGCCAACAGAAGAAAAAGTTGTTCAGAAGATTGAAGATTTATGTCAGCTTATTGCTAAGAATGGTCCTGATTATGAAGATATGGTTCGTCAAAATGAATCTGGAAATCCagaatttgagtttttgtttGCTGGTGATCCAGGAAGTGATGCTGAAATTGCGCATGAGTATTTCTTGTGGACAAAGAAGAAATGTATGTTGGcttgtaaattaaatgaaaaaagaagtgAATCACCTTTAAGGACATCAGGGACTGACTCTTCACTGCAATCCAATCATTTGGAGGTTGCATCAAGAACTTATTCACCTCCTGACTCAGACATGGAGATGGAAG ATGATATCACCCTACCTGGCAATGACCCTGGGGTGAATCACTCAACTGAAGGTACCAGTGGGTATGATTTGATTTACAGTGAGCTTGATGTCAAAGAGCTGTCACATAAACAGCAAATGACAGAATCTAAAAGGGCCGCATCCACTGCTCCAGTTATTCTTGAACAGG CTGCTCAAGGTGTGTATTCTGAGAAGAAATCTTCTCAGCTTATAGAAGGTGGCAGCCCTTTTAGACTTCTGCACGACTATGCTTCTGATGACATCTCAGATAATGACAAGGAGCCTCACGGTGCTAGTGCTTTAAAAGACACATCATCGGTTGCAGTTGCAGCTTCAAGTCCGCATAGGAATATAGGATTGAACATTTCGCCCAAATCTGTGAATTTCCATGAAGTTTCAGGTAGAGAGCCTGAGGAAATTGTTATGGCATCCATTACTAGTGGAACAACTGATGAAAATGTTCTCCataaacacaaaaatcaaGCATATGTTGGTCATGCCGAGTCTCCTCAGGATTTCCAGAAAAAGAATGCCTTGGAGGATGCTGGTGTTGAAATTCGTTTAAATGGTAACCTTCAGAAGGAATATGCTGAAAAAGGTGCAAAGTCTCCTTCAAATTCTCTTAAAGTAGACGAATTTGGGCGATTGGTCAGGGAAGGTGCAAGTGAGAGTGATTCTGATGATTCACGCTATACTGGGAAGCAAGGAAAAAGAGGCAGAAGCCGGAGCAGATCACCTCTAGGCAGACGGAGGAAGGGGAGGGTATGGAGGAGAAGGGAGAGACGAAGCCGATCTCGCAG CTGGTCTCCCAGAAAACGGAGAAGCAGGAGCAGGTCTCCCAGAAATCGAAGAAGCAGCAGGAGCAGATCTCCAAGAAATCGAAGAAGCAGAAGCAGGTCTCCTGTTTCTAAGCGTGTGAGTTCGTTCTGTGGTGATCGTATGAGACGGGACAGGAGTCAGATTcctggatgttttgactttcgTCGAGGCAGGTGCTACCGTGGAGCATCTTGTCGCTATCTGCACCATGATTCCGAGAAGGGCGATGGATCAAAGCGTCGTAGGAGCAAACAGCAGTTTATGGAAGTTCCATCTATTCCCAAGGATTCTAATTTTGAAGGAGAGGTCAAGCATAACTTGCAGAAAGAATCAGATCAACAGCATCATGTAGTCAAGAGTTCAAAAAAGCAACTAGGTCAAGAAATGCCTGGTAGTTTTGACCAAGATAGTCGATTAGTTGATCCTCATACAGTTAAATCTGATACATTCAAGTCACATGGTGATGCTTCTCCAGATATACTTCCTAGGGAAAATTCTGTGACTATGCCAGCTCAAGCCAAGCTGCATGATCCATTGCTTCAGAATGCTGAGTGTCTTCCTCAGCAGACTGATAACTCTTCCATATCTGATTCTTCTCCAGAACAAACACCCATGAATTCAGTAAATAAGCTTCCTGTAGCTGAAGCTTTACcaaattcaattgaatttagaCATAATTCTGCCCAGCTGCCCCCTCCCCCACCGTGTTCACAAGGTGTAACTGCTCACAACATGATCCAGCCTCCAGGGGATTACAACTTGGTCCCAGAGAGTGCATCCTTCGCATCTCAAGCAGCTTCTGGGGAAAGGTTTCGTTCTAATATGATTCCCAGCCAACAGTCTAATTTCTTCTTACCACCAATTCCCTCTTGGACACCATTACCACCTCCACCACCCATTGTTTCTTCACAGATAAGACCATATGCAGCTGAATTGCCAGCTCCTTCGCAGGTTGGTGATTTTCAGCAGCGATCATTTCATCCAATGCAAGAGCCAAATCGTTCTATCTCATGTTCAGAGGATTTTAGTTCGAAGCCTTTGCCTCCGTACAACCTACAGAGTCAACAATTTACCGTCCAGGGTCTTTTGAGAGAAGATCAGTCGAGCCATCTTCCAACACTGGGTCTTCGAACGTCAAGTTCCTTTCCTCAAGGTGACAATCAACTTGTACCTACAACTTTTTCGCAGGAATTATCTGCTAGTAAATTGCAACCTTCTCCTGCTGACAATTTGCATCCAGGTGAGCTTTTGAAATCAACTTCTCATATTCATCTTCACTTGAATCAACAACAGCCTCCCTACAGTGTGCACCACTCCGTGTCCGTTAGTTCCTCTTCCAAATTTCCACCAGATCTTCAGGAAGTGAATCAGTCTTCTCATCCTCTTAATTTGGAAggatcaagaaattcaacttacTACCCTCATGCATCTACTTTTGAGCAGTCACTGAGCTCCAAATTGAGTTCTGATGCTTGTCGGCAAGAGGTCACAACCTACTGTGGCAAGTATGCTAGTCCTTTTGATATGAGCCATGCTCGAGTTGAAGTGAGAGATACTGGCAGTGTTGGGTCAAGGCAGGCAACTTCCTCACCAAATTCTCCGAAGGCTGTTGGGCAGAATTTTCCTAGGTCAGGAGGTGACCAGTATGATCCACTTCTTGACAGCTTTGAGCCATCATCAAACCTTTCCTATAAAACCAATAATGTTAACAAGTGGGAACCCAGCAGCGACTCTGATATCATGTTGGGGCACAGTGGTTCAAACAAGCCATTGGATGTGGAagagaacaagaagaagaaagcaacTGGGGGAGTAGTAGGAGTAGCTGCTACTATTACTGCATTTAATGAGGAATATGGCGAGTCTGCAGATGCAGAAGTGGGTGCTGTTGAGAATGAGAGCCCAAACAATCCTAATGGTGCAGGCAACTTGAATTCAGGTGAGATCGAGATAGATCCGATAAAGTCACCATCAAAGAGCAAGAACAAAGAGTCCAGATCAATGAAGCTTTTCAAGGTTGCCCTTGCTGATTTTGTAAAGGAGGTTTTGAAACCGTCTTGGCGGGAGGGTAATATGAGTAAGGAAGCATTTAAGACCATTGTCAAGAAGACAGTTGATAAGGTGTCTGGAGCTATGAAGAGTCATCAGATACCCAAGTCTCAGGCAAAGATAGATCAGTACATTGTCTCATCTCAGCGGAAACTGACTAAACTTGTTATg tgCCGTGAGGATGGACTGATGGTGATAATTATCTGCTCATTGGTGAAAGTTGTTTATTAG
- the LOC102630541 gene encoding zinc finger CCCH domain-containing protein 55 isoform X7 yields the protein MVRQNESGNPEFEFLFAGDPGSDAEIAHEYFLWTKKKCMLACKLNEKRSESPLRTSGTDSSLQSNHLEVASRTYSPPDSDMEMEDDITLPGNDPGVNHSTEGTSGYDLIYSELDVKELSHKQQMTESKRAASTAPVILEQVDRVVSKHDLVALERPAAKVCSPVISSADECPLNRNLEKSATTSVDDKFSSGALAAAQGVYSEKKSSQLIEGGSPFRLLHDYASDDISDNDKEPHGASALKDTSSVAVAASSPHRNIGLNISPKSVNFHEVSGREPEEIVMASITSGTTDENVLHKHKNQAYVGHAESPQDFQKKNALEDAGVEIRLNGNLQKEYAEKGAKSPSNSLKVDEFGRLVREGASESDSDDSRYTGKQGKRGRSRSRSPLGRRRKGRVWRRRERRSRSRSWSPRKRRSRSRSPRNRRSSRSRSPRNRRSRSRSPVSKRVSSFCGDRMRRDRSQIPGCFDFRRGRCYRGASCRYLHHDSEKGDGSKRRRSKQQFMEVPSIPKDSNFEGEVKHNLQKESDQQHHVVKSSKKQLGQEMPGSFDQDSRLVDPHTVKSDTFKSHGDASPDILPRENSVTMPAQAKLHDPLLQNAECLPQQTDNSSISDSSPEQTPMNSVNKLPVAEALPNSIEFRHNSAQLPPPPPCSQGVTAHNMIQPPGDYNLVPESASFASQAASGERFRSNMIPSQQSNFFLPPIPSWTPLPPPPPIVSSQIRPYAAELPAPSQVGDFQQRSFHPMQEPNRSISCSEDFSSKPLPPYNLQSQQFTVQGLLREDQSSHLPTLGLRTSSSFPQGDNQLVPTTFSQELSASKLQPSPADNLHPGELLKSTSHIHLHLNQQQPPYSVHHSVSVSSSSKFPPDLQEVNQSSHPLNLEGSRNSTYYPHASTFEQSLSSKLSSDACRQEVTTYCGKYASPFDMSHARVEVRDTGSVGSRQATSSPNSPKAVGQNFPRSGGDQYDPLLDSFEPSSNLSYKTNNVNKWEPSSDSDIMLGHSGSNKPLDVEENKKKKATGGVVGVAATITAFNEEYGESADAEVGAVENESPNNPNGAGNLNSGEIEIDPIKSPSKSKNKESRSMKLFKVALADFVKEVLKPSWREGNMSKEAFKTIVKKTVDKVSGAMKSHQIPKSQAKIDQYIVSSQRKLTKLVMCREDGLMVIIICSLVKVVY from the exons ATGGTTCGTCAAAATGAATCTGGAAATCCagaatttgagtttttgtttGCTGGTGATCCAGGAAGTGATGCTGAAATTGCGCATGAGTATTTCTTGTGGACAAAGAAGAAATGTATGTTGGcttgtaaattaaatgaaaaaagaagtgAATCACCTTTAAGGACATCAGGGACTGACTCTTCACTGCAATCCAATCATTTGGAGGTTGCATCAAGAACTTATTCACCTCCTGACTCAGACATGGAGATGGAAG ATGATATCACCCTACCTGGCAATGACCCTGGGGTGAATCACTCAACTGAAGGTACCAGTGGGTATGATTTGATTTACAGTGAGCTTGATGTCAAAGAGCTGTCACATAAACAGCAAATGACAGAATCTAAAAGGGCCGCATCCACTGCTCCAGTTATTCTTGAACAGG TAGACAGAGTTGTTTCCAAACATGACCTAGTAGCATTAGAGAGGCCAGCTGCCAAAGTTTGTAGCCCAGTGATTAGTTCAGCCGATGAGTGCCCCTTGAACAGAAATTTAGAGAAATCTGCTACTACCTCAGTTGATGACAAATTTTCTTCTGGGGCTTTAGCAGCTGCTCAAGGTGTGTATTCTGAGAAGAAATCTTCTCAGCTTATAGAAGGTGGCAGCCCTTTTAGACTTCTGCACGACTATGCTTCTGATGACATCTCAGATAATGACAAGGAGCCTCACGGTGCTAGTGCTTTAAAAGACACATCATCGGTTGCAGTTGCAGCTTCAAGTCCGCATAGGAATATAGGATTGAACATTTCGCCCAAATCTGTGAATTTCCATGAAGTTTCAGGTAGAGAGCCTGAGGAAATTGTTATGGCATCCATTACTAGTGGAACAACTGATGAAAATGTTCTCCataaacacaaaaatcaaGCATATGTTGGTCATGCCGAGTCTCCTCAGGATTTCCAGAAAAAGAATGCCTTGGAGGATGCTGGTGTTGAAATTCGTTTAAATGGTAACCTTCAGAAGGAATATGCTGAAAAAGGTGCAAAGTCTCCTTCAAATTCTCTTAAAGTAGACGAATTTGGGCGATTGGTCAGGGAAGGTGCAAGTGAGAGTGATTCTGATGATTCACGCTATACTGGGAAGCAAGGAAAAAGAGGCAGAAGCCGGAGCAGATCACCTCTAGGCAGACGGAGGAAGGGGAGGGTATGGAGGAGAAGGGAGAGACGAAGCCGATCTCGCAG CTGGTCTCCCAGAAAACGGAGAAGCAGGAGCAGGTCTCCCAGAAATCGAAGAAGCAGCAGGAGCAGATCTCCAAGAAATCGAAGAAGCAGAAGCAGGTCTCCTGTTTCTAAGCGTGTGAGTTCGTTCTGTGGTGATCGTATGAGACGGGACAGGAGTCAGATTcctggatgttttgactttcgTCGAGGCAGGTGCTACCGTGGAGCATCTTGTCGCTATCTGCACCATGATTCCGAGAAGGGCGATGGATCAAAGCGTCGTAGGAGCAAACAGCAGTTTATGGAAGTTCCATCTATTCCCAAGGATTCTAATTTTGAAGGAGAGGTCAAGCATAACTTGCAGAAAGAATCAGATCAACAGCATCATGTAGTCAAGAGTTCAAAAAAGCAACTAGGTCAAGAAATGCCTGGTAGTTTTGACCAAGATAGTCGATTAGTTGATCCTCATACAGTTAAATCTGATACATTCAAGTCACATGGTGATGCTTCTCCAGATATACTTCCTAGGGAAAATTCTGTGACTATGCCAGCTCAAGCCAAGCTGCATGATCCATTGCTTCAGAATGCTGAGTGTCTTCCTCAGCAGACTGATAACTCTTCCATATCTGATTCTTCTCCAGAACAAACACCCATGAATTCAGTAAATAAGCTTCCTGTAGCTGAAGCTTTACcaaattcaattgaatttagaCATAATTCTGCCCAGCTGCCCCCTCCCCCACCGTGTTCACAAGGTGTAACTGCTCACAACATGATCCAGCCTCCAGGGGATTACAACTTGGTCCCAGAGAGTGCATCCTTCGCATCTCAAGCAGCTTCTGGGGAAAGGTTTCGTTCTAATATGATTCCCAGCCAACAGTCTAATTTCTTCTTACCACCAATTCCCTCTTGGACACCATTACCACCTCCACCACCCATTGTTTCTTCACAGATAAGACCATATGCAGCTGAATTGCCAGCTCCTTCGCAGGTTGGTGATTTTCAGCAGCGATCATTTCATCCAATGCAAGAGCCAAATCGTTCTATCTCATGTTCAGAGGATTTTAGTTCGAAGCCTTTGCCTCCGTACAACCTACAGAGTCAACAATTTACCGTCCAGGGTCTTTTGAGAGAAGATCAGTCGAGCCATCTTCCAACACTGGGTCTTCGAACGTCAAGTTCCTTTCCTCAAGGTGACAATCAACTTGTACCTACAACTTTTTCGCAGGAATTATCTGCTAGTAAATTGCAACCTTCTCCTGCTGACAATTTGCATCCAGGTGAGCTTTTGAAATCAACTTCTCATATTCATCTTCACTTGAATCAACAACAGCCTCCCTACAGTGTGCACCACTCCGTGTCCGTTAGTTCCTCTTCCAAATTTCCACCAGATCTTCAGGAAGTGAATCAGTCTTCTCATCCTCTTAATTTGGAAggatcaagaaattcaacttacTACCCTCATGCATCTACTTTTGAGCAGTCACTGAGCTCCAAATTGAGTTCTGATGCTTGTCGGCAAGAGGTCACAACCTACTGTGGCAAGTATGCTAGTCCTTTTGATATGAGCCATGCTCGAGTTGAAGTGAGAGATACTGGCAGTGTTGGGTCAAGGCAGGCAACTTCCTCACCAAATTCTCCGAAGGCTGTTGGGCAGAATTTTCCTAGGTCAGGAGGTGACCAGTATGATCCACTTCTTGACAGCTTTGAGCCATCATCAAACCTTTCCTATAAAACCAATAATGTTAACAAGTGGGAACCCAGCAGCGACTCTGATATCATGTTGGGGCACAGTGGTTCAAACAAGCCATTGGATGTGGAagagaacaagaagaagaaagcaacTGGGGGAGTAGTAGGAGTAGCTGCTACTATTACTGCATTTAATGAGGAATATGGCGAGTCTGCAGATGCAGAAGTGGGTGCTGTTGAGAATGAGAGCCCAAACAATCCTAATGGTGCAGGCAACTTGAATTCAGGTGAGATCGAGATAGATCCGATAAAGTCACCATCAAAGAGCAAGAACAAAGAGTCCAGATCAATGAAGCTTTTCAAGGTTGCCCTTGCTGATTTTGTAAAGGAGGTTTTGAAACCGTCTTGGCGGGAGGGTAATATGAGTAAGGAAGCATTTAAGACCATTGTCAAGAAGACAGTTGATAAGGTGTCTGGAGCTATGAAGAGTCATCAGATACCCAAGTCTCAGGCAAAGATAGATCAGTACATTGTCTCATCTCAGCGGAAACTGACTAAACTTGTTATg tgCCGTGAGGATGGACTGATGGTGATAATTATCTGCTCATTGGTGAAAGTTGTTTATTAG